In Desulfobacterales bacterium, the following are encoded in one genomic region:
- the ade gene encoding adenine deaminase has product MTKTQFIAAAGGNTPVDLLLTNARIVNVFSGEMLPGNIAIAGCHIVGIGDYAAKQVVDLKGKIVAPGFIDPHLHIESAMVSVSEFARAVLARGTTTVVADPHEIANVLGIAGIRYMLDAAEGQPVNVYYTLPSCVPATELETAGARLAAGDLSPLMAHERILALAEMMNFPGVIHRDSAVLEKIEIAETHGKKVDGHAPGLSGKALNAYIGAGIASDHECTSALEARDKLRAGMHIMIREGTGAKNLFDILPLVNAGDCHRMMWCTDDRHPQDLLEKGHVDDLIRRAIQAGLDPVTAIRMGTLNPAEYFGLSHSGAIGPGRRADLVVLSDLSNLKIESVYSGGILSVENGYVLPGILFPTLPPPPPAMNVGISKPDFSIPLAGTDIRVIQIIPDQIVTTAAFVPVSVKENRAVADTRRDLLKIAVVERHKATGNVGVGFVRGMGLKRGAIGASVAHDSHNIILVGENDTDMNTVLARIIEMGGGLAVACEGQILCELPLPVAGLMSGEPLAVVRNKLDELTLAARSLGAVLSDPFMTLSFLALPVIPDLKITDLGLVDVASFKIVPLFQNHPDSAFLPWEIGRNDDQAPCRR; this is encoded by the coding sequence ATGACCAAAACGCAATTCATCGCAGCGGCGGGTGGGAATACGCCGGTTGATTTACTTCTCACGAATGCGCGGATCGTCAATGTTTTTTCAGGTGAAATGCTTCCCGGAAATATTGCCATTGCCGGATGCCATATTGTGGGCATCGGAGACTATGCGGCGAAACAGGTCGTAGACCTGAAAGGAAAAATCGTTGCGCCCGGATTTATCGATCCCCATCTTCATATCGAAAGCGCCATGGTGAGTGTAAGCGAGTTTGCCAGGGCCGTGCTGGCAAGGGGTACCACCACTGTGGTGGCTGATCCCCATGAAATCGCCAATGTTCTGGGCATCGCCGGGATTCGGTATATGCTTGACGCCGCCGAAGGCCAGCCGGTCAATGTGTATTATACGCTGCCGTCCTGTGTTCCGGCGACTGAATTGGAAACCGCCGGTGCTCGTCTTGCGGCCGGGGATCTATCGCCTCTGATGGCGCACGAGCGAATCCTCGCGTTGGCCGAAATGATGAATTTTCCCGGCGTGATTCACCGGGATTCTGCCGTTCTTGAAAAAATCGAGATAGCAGAAACGCACGGCAAAAAGGTCGACGGGCACGCCCCCGGACTTTCCGGAAAGGCGCTCAATGCCTATATCGGCGCCGGCATCGCCAGCGATCACGAGTGCACCAGCGCTTTAGAGGCCCGGGACAAGCTGCGGGCCGGGATGCACATCATGATTCGCGAGGGCACCGGCGCGAAAAATCTTTTCGATATTCTTCCCTTGGTCAACGCGGGCGACTGCCACCGCATGATGTGGTGCACGGATGATCGTCACCCGCAGGATCTATTGGAGAAAGGGCATGTGGATGACCTCATCCGCCGGGCGATTCAGGCCGGGCTTGATCCTGTTACCGCCATTCGAATGGGCACGTTGAATCCGGCCGAATATTTCGGCTTATCGCATTCGGGTGCCATCGGGCCGGGCAGAAGGGCGGATCTGGTGGTTCTCTCCGATCTTTCAAATCTTAAGATCGAATCGGTTTACTCGGGCGGCATTTTGTCCGTCGAGAATGGGTATGTCCTGCCGGGCATTTTGTTTCCGACCCTTCCGCCCCCGCCGCCGGCCATGAACGTGGGAATCAGCAAGCCCGATTTTTCCATTCCCCTGGCAGGGACCGATATTCGCGTTATTCAAATCATTCCGGATCAGATCGTAACCACCGCAGCCTTTGTGCCGGTATCCGTTAAGGAGAACAGGGCGGTGGCGGATACCCGTCGCGATCTGTTAAAAATCGCCGTCGTGGAGCGTCACAAGGCAACCGGCAATGTCGGTGTGGGGTTTGTGCGGGGCATGGGGCTGAAGCGCGGCGCTATCGGCGCCAGCGTGGCGCATGACTCCCACAATATCATTTTGGTGGGCGAAAACGATACGGATATGAACACAGTGCTTGCCCGCATTATAGAGATGGGCGGCGGTCTGGCCGTCGCCTGCGAGGGTCAAATCCTTTGCGAATTGCCGCTACCGGTGGCGGGCCTCATGTCCGGGGAGCCATTGGCGGTGGTTCGAAACAAACTGGATGAACTCACCTTGGCGGCAAGAAGCCTGGGTGCTGTTCTTTCTGATCCTTTTATGACGCTTTCCTTTCTGGCGCTTCCGGTTATCCCCGATCTGAAAATCACCGATTTGGGGCTGGTGGATGTGGCTTCCTTTAAGATCGTGCCGCTCTTCCAAAACCACCCTGACTCGGCCTTCCTGCCGTGGGAAATTGGCCGAAACGATGATCAAGCCCCATGTCGCCGTTAA
- a CDS encoding M3 family oligoendopeptidase, which yields MRSNNIGKHSGEDAGGGQWDLTAFFQDFHSPHLVTFKQALHADICALLTDAADMPAPTPKNAAKWEALVLRAEDIGMRTEHLSAYIDALSACDAANEAYGQAKGDLNIVTAGIEKFKVLLGQALNSADPGFLGPFLARDRLREISYALDRLRQNASLRMDQEKEALAADLNIDGFHAWERLYHDLSGKLTFTMTFPDGHRETRPMAQLRGLLAHPDHRIGRAAFEAGNRAWAREADSCAAALNAIAGGRLTLQRYRGIDHFLSPALFDAGIQKETLAAMYEAVYAHLNLASTVYRLKATYLQRKGIWFFEREAALPLPSAGNITWTEALAMVRNAFESMYPELGDYFSRMVDARWIESALRPGKRPGAFCIHSKLIRQQRIYMSFSGTLADVQTLAHEAGHAWHGHLIGNLRPMAQRYPMPIAETASIFCERILTRSLLNDPRLDPIEKLHVLNAELCSAAVLLLDITCRFEFEKRFYEERQEGVVPVSRLKEIMCSAQHRIYGDILLDNGADPLFWASKLHFYFTDVAFYNFPYTFGFLLALALHRRFEQEGKAFLSRYELFLKESGSASVETMIQALFGVDIRRPEFWAEAIQSLSTQVDAYSELLKKSMRNHAA from the coding sequence ATGCGTTCCAACAACATCGGCAAACATTCAGGCGAAGATGCTGGCGGCGGGCAATGGGATCTGACCGCATTTTTTCAGGATTTTCACAGCCCGCATTTGGTGACCTTCAAACAGGCCTTACATGCGGATATCTGTGCCTTGCTCACGGACGCGGCCGATATGCCCGCGCCGACACCTAAGAATGCCGCCAAATGGGAAGCGCTTGTTCTTCGCGCAGAAGATATCGGCATGCGCACAGAGCACTTATCCGCCTATATCGACGCGTTGTCAGCTTGCGATGCCGCCAATGAAGCCTACGGACAAGCCAAAGGCGATCTGAACATCGTGACGGCCGGAATCGAAAAGTTCAAGGTGTTGTTGGGCCAGGCATTGAACAGCGCCGACCCCGGTTTTCTCGGCCCATTTCTGGCAAGAGATCGACTTCGGGAGATCTCCTATGCGCTGGACCGGTTGCGCCAAAACGCATCCCTTCGCATGGATCAGGAAAAAGAGGCGTTGGCCGCTGATCTGAACATTGACGGGTTTCACGCCTGGGAGCGTCTCTACCATGATCTGTCCGGCAAGCTGACCTTTACCATGACCTTTCCGGACGGTCACCGGGAAACACGTCCGATGGCGCAGTTGCGCGGGCTTTTGGCTCACCCGGATCACCGAATCGGGCGCGCCGCGTTTGAAGCGGGAAACCGGGCATGGGCCCGCGAGGCCGATAGTTGCGCCGCCGCGCTTAACGCCATTGCCGGCGGCCGCTTAACGTTGCAACGGTATCGGGGAATTGATCATTTTCTATCGCCCGCCCTGTTCGACGCCGGCATTCAAAAAGAAACCCTGGCCGCCATGTACGAAGCGGTTTACGCGCACCTCAATTTGGCTTCGACGGTTTACCGACTCAAGGCAACCTATCTTCAGCGCAAGGGAATTTGGTTTTTCGAAAGAGAGGCGGCGCTACCCCTGCCAAGCGCCGGCAATATCACCTGGACAGAGGCCCTCGCGATGGTCCGGAACGCTTTTGAATCGATGTACCCGGAATTGGGCGATTATTTTTCCCGCATGGTCGATGCCCGATGGATCGAATCAGCGCTTCGCCCCGGAAAACGTCCCGGTGCGTTTTGCATTCATTCCAAACTGATTCGGCAACAGCGCATCTATATGTCTTTTTCAGGCACCCTGGCGGATGTCCAAACGCTGGCCCACGAAGCCGGGCATGCCTGGCACGGGCACTTGATAGGCAATTTGCGTCCCATGGCCCAACGATATCCCATGCCCATTGCGGAAACGGCATCTATTTTTTGTGAGCGAATTCTCACTCGATCGCTGCTGAATGACCCCCGCCTCGACCCTATCGAAAAACTGCACGTGCTGAATGCCGAGCTATGCAGCGCGGCAGTCCTGCTTTTGGACATTACCTGCCGCTTTGAATTTGAAAAACGTTTTTATGAAGAACGGCAAGAAGGGGTGGTTCCGGTTTCCCGGCTTAAGGAGATAATGTGCTCGGCGCAGCACCGGATTTATGGGGATATTCTTCTCGATAACGGCGCGGACCCCCTGTTTTGGGCTTCCAAGCTTCATTTCTATTTCACGGATGTCGCGTTTTATAATTTTCCTTACACCTTCGGTTTCTTGCTGGCTTTGGCGCTGCACCGGCGCTTTGAGCAAGAGGGCAAGGCGTTTCTTTCACGGTATGAACTGTTTTTGAAAGAAAGCGGCAGTGCTTCGGTTGAAACCATGATACAGGCACTTTTCGGCGTCGATATTCGCCGGCCGGAATTTTGGGCCGAGGCGATTCAAAGTTTATCCACGCAAGTGGATGCTTATTCAGAACTGCTTAAAAAAAGCATGAGAAACCATGCGGCATGA
- a CDS encoding cytidylate kinase-like family protein has protein sequence MPVITVSRQFGSGGHTLAQVVAEKLGYKFVYEEIIDSMAEQAKISTESIKAFESEGIDGLKNSGRLSPKRFIDHIFDSQRKYMDGPTYVRLLNEIIPRLAEKDNTIILGRGAQFILKNRPNTLHILCVADQEDRNRFMQKRYDLSASAAADAVNRQSKRRMKLLKLFHHEDYDQPYYYDLVLNLSKLSMDQAVNLVIRLVEAKKAAA, from the coding sequence ATGCCCGTTATCACAGTTTCCAGACAATTTGGTTCAGGCGGTCACACGTTGGCGCAAGTCGTGGCGGAAAAACTCGGGTACAAGTTCGTATATGAAGAGATCATCGATTCAATGGCGGAACAAGCCAAGATTTCCACTGAAAGCATAAAAGCGTTTGAATCCGAGGGGATTGACGGGCTTAAAAACTCCGGACGTCTTTCCCCGAAGCGGTTTATCGATCATATTTTTGATAGTCAGCGAAAATACATGGACGGTCCGACATATGTGCGCTTGCTCAATGAAATCATACCGCGCCTGGCGGAAAAGGATAATACGATTATTCTGGGGCGGGGCGCACAATTTATTCTGAAGAACCGACCCAATACCCTGCATATACTTTGCGTGGCGGATCAAGAGGATCGCAATCGCTTTATGCAGAAGCGATACGATTTGTCTGCCAGTGCGGCCGCAGATGCCGTGAATCGCCAGAGCAAGCGGAGAATGAAGTTGCTCAAGCTTTTTCATCATGAAGATTATGATCAGCCGTATTATTATGACCTGGTATTGAATTTGTCCAAACTGAGTATGGATCAAGCCGTCAACTTGGTGATCAGGTTGGTTGAGGCCAAAAAAGCGGCCGCTTGA
- a CDS encoding response regulator, which yields MKAKHSVKKILVVDDEADMRIFVSTVAETNGYEAISAETGQQALEMAWHHRPDLVILDVMMPKIEDGIHTFHQFKSDAVLKDTPVIMLSAIAQKTFFHYVKLLNPVAGDNSYTPEGYVEKPPDAEDLIQLIQSII from the coding sequence ATGAAAGCGAAGCATTCCGTAAAAAAAATACTGGTCGTGGATGACGAGGCGGATATGCGGATATTTGTTTCCACTGTTGCGGAAACAAACGGATATGAAGCAATTTCCGCGGAAACCGGTCAACAGGCGCTTGAAATGGCGTGGCATCATCGGCCGGATCTGGTGATACTGGACGTCATGATGCCGAAAATCGAAGACGGTATTCATACCTTTCATCAATTCAAGTCTGATGCCGTGTTGAAAGACACGCCGGTGATCATGCTTTCCGCCATCGCTCAAAAAACTTTTTTTCATTACGTCAAATTATTGAATCCGGTCGCCGGAGATAATTCGTATACACCCGAGGGGTATGTGGAAAAGCCCCCTGATGCCGAGGACTTGATTCAACTGATTCAATCCATCATTTGA
- a CDS encoding TIGR01777 family oxidoreductase encodes MKILVTGGLGFVGRYLSQHLLKNGHQVIALGRSPHPKGIDHSQFQYMAADTTVEGDWQQTVSQVDAVINLAGQSIFHRWDDSYKGLMYDSRVLTTRHLVSAIPENREMVFLSTSAVGYYGDRGEDILTESEPWRQDFLGTLSRDWEAEALKAERPGVRVALMRLGVVLGRGGGAFAKMEPAFKLFVGGPMGNGAHWFPWIHMADLIRAIHFLLEERDARGPFNLCAPEPVRNSELAETLGRVLDRPAIMSAPKFMIRLLLGELVDVLLSSTRAVPENLLKAGFTFRFPDIESALLDLVNN; translated from the coding sequence ATGAAAATATTGGTCACTGGCGGGCTGGGTTTCGTGGGACGGTATTTATCGCAGCACTTGCTGAAAAACGGTCATCAGGTCATTGCTTTGGGAAGAAGTCCTCATCCGAAGGGGATTGACCATTCGCAGTTTCAATACATGGCGGCTGACACAACTGTCGAGGGGGATTGGCAGCAAACGGTGTCTCAAGTCGATGCGGTGATAAACCTTGCCGGCCAGTCCATATTTCACCGTTGGGATGATTCCTATAAAGGCCTGATGTATGACAGCCGCGTGTTGACCACCCGCCACCTGGTTTCCGCGATTCCCGAAAATCGGGAAATGGTGTTTCTGAGCACATCAGCGGTCGGGTATTATGGGGATCGCGGGGAGGATATTCTGACGGAATCCGAACCCTGGCGGCAGGATTTTCTGGGAACCCTAAGCCGGGACTGGGAAGCCGAAGCATTAAAAGCGGAGCGTCCGGGCGTCCGGGTGGCCCTCATGCGATTGGGTGTTGTGCTGGGAAGGGGCGGCGGCGCGTTTGCAAAGATGGAACCGGCCTTTAAGCTGTTTGTTGGCGGTCCGATGGGCAACGGTGCCCATTGGTTCCCCTGGATTCATATGGCGGATCTGATTCGTGCGATTCATTTTTTGCTCGAAGAACGGGATGCCCGCGGGCCGTTCAACCTTTGCGCACCTGAACCGGTTCGAAATTCCGAGCTGGCCGAAACGCTCGGCCGGGTGCTGGACCGGCCCGCAATCATGTCCGCGCCGAAGTTTATGATACGCCTTCTTCTCGGGGAACTTGTCGACGTTCTGCTGTCAAGTACCCGGGCGGTTCCGGAGAATTTACTGAAAGCAGGGTTCACTTTCCGCTTTCCGGATATTGAATCCGCCTTGCTTGACCTGGTAAACAACTGA
- the gdhA gene encoding NADP-specific glutamate dehydrogenase, which produces MQQFMDRLRFRAPGEIEFHQAVQEIIDSVRPALDKNPEFGKAKILERITAPELVIIFSVPWMDDRGEVHVNTGYRIGMNSALGPYQGGLRFHPSVNLSILKFLALQQVMRNALTTMPLGGGKGGSDFDPKGKSDNEMMQFCQSYMRTLFRHMGPNTDIPSADVGVGPREIGYLFGMYKKLRNEFSGAFTGKNLSWGGSLMRPEATGYSVAYFAQEMLATRNQELAGKTCLVSGAGNVALHVAEKIISLGGKVITLSDSGGYIYDEEGLDHGKLAFVKNLKTIQRARISEYAHEYSNASYTPFDPQRNTNPLWNHWADCAFPCAAENEIGEEDAYHLINQGIKVIAEGADMPCTPEAVRIFHDKNILHAPAKATGAGGAAVAGLEMAQNSMRLSWTREEVDARLQTVVKTIHRNCLNIAAAHGAPANYHIGANIAGFVRIVSAMMDQGIV; this is translated from the coding sequence GTGCAACAATTCATGGACCGGCTCAGGTTTCGAGCCCCCGGAGAAATAGAATTTCACCAAGCCGTTCAGGAAATAATTGATTCGGTTCGGCCCGCTTTGGATAAGAATCCGGAGTTCGGAAAAGCGAAAATTTTAGAGCGAATCACAGCGCCGGAGCTTGTCATCATTTTCAGTGTTCCCTGGATGGATGACCGGGGAGAGGTACACGTCAATACAGGGTATAGAATCGGCATGAACAGCGCCTTGGGTCCATACCAGGGTGGCCTGCGGTTTCACCCGTCTGTTAACTTGAGCATTCTGAAATTTCTTGCCCTTCAGCAGGTCATGAGAAATGCTTTGACCACGATGCCCTTAGGTGGTGGCAAAGGCGGCTCCGATTTTGACCCGAAAGGCAAATCGGATAACGAGATGATGCAGTTTTGCCAGTCGTACATGCGCACCCTTTTTCGGCATATGGGGCCCAATACGGATATTCCCAGCGCGGATGTCGGCGTTGGTCCGAGAGAAATAGGTTATCTTTTCGGCATGTATAAAAAGCTTCGAAACGAATTTTCAGGGGCTTTCACCGGCAAAAACCTTTCCTGGGGAGGGAGTCTGATGCGACCCGAAGCCACCGGTTACAGTGTGGCTTATTTTGCCCAGGAAATGCTGGCGACGCGCAACCAAGAACTTGCCGGAAAGACCTGCCTTGTTTCAGGGGCGGGAAATGTCGCGCTTCATGTCGCGGAAAAAATCATTTCTCTGGGTGGAAAGGTCATTACCCTTTCGGATTCTGGCGGCTATATATACGATGAAGAAGGGTTGGATCATGGCAAATTGGCGTTTGTTAAAAACCTTAAAACCATTCAGCGGGCACGGATCAGCGAGTACGCACATGAGTATTCAAATGCGAGCTATACCCCGTTTGATCCCCAAAGAAACACCAATCCGTTATGGAACCACTGGGCGGATTGCGCCTTTCCCTGCGCCGCCGAAAATGAAATCGGCGAGGAAGATGCGTATCATTTAATTAATCAGGGCATTAAAGTTATCGCGGAAGGGGCCGACATGCCGTGCACACCGGAAGCGGTACGCATTTTCCATGATAAGAATATATTGCATGCCCCCGCAAAAGCAACCGGTGCCGGCGGCGCTGCAGTGGCCGGCCTGGAAATGGCTCAAAATAGCATGCGCCTCAGCTGGACGCGGGAGGAGGTGGATGCCAGGCTACAGACCGTTGTGAAAACCATTCACCGGAATTGCCTGAATATTGCAGCCGCGCATGGTGCGCCGGCGAACTATCATATCGGCGCCAATATTGCCGGTTTTGTTCGCATTGTGTCGGCCATGATGGACCAGGGGATTGTGTAA
- a CDS encoding XRE family transcriptional regulator gives MGIDQELPRNHLDYLDDLTGDIRPERLEKTVAIGDKIRQLRESKGITLSSLAGMTGFDEALLSDIENKEVQPQLGTVIRLSKAMDSAFGNVISGEGDKPFSVTRKTDRKTIQRSTGKKGKQHLYSYKSLAADVKGRHMEALMVTLAENPEGAVSLHDGEEFIYVLEGSVTAKIGEDHVILAPGDSIYYHSATPHLLAAEKGTATILAVIYAVE, from the coding sequence ATGGGAATCGATCAGGAACTCCCTCGGAATCATCTTGATTATTTGGACGATTTGACCGGCGACATTCGACCGGAGCGGCTGGAAAAAACGGTCGCCATCGGCGATAAAATCCGACAACTCAGGGAATCCAAGGGCATCACACTCTCGTCCCTGGCGGGTATGACCGGTTTTGACGAGGCGCTGCTTTCAGATATTGAAAATAAGGAAGTTCAACCCCAGCTAGGAACGGTTATCCGGCTTTCAAAGGCCATGGACAGTGCGTTTGGCAATGTGATTTCCGGCGAAGGCGATAAGCCCTTTTCCGTTACGCGAAAAACGGATCGAAAAACCATTCAGCGCTCTACCGGAAAGAAGGGGAAGCAGCACCTTTATTCATATAAAAGCCTCGCCGCGGATGTAAAAGGCCGGCACATGGAAGCATTGATGGTAACGCTGGCGGAAAATCCGGAAGGAGCCGTGAGCCTTCATGATGGCGAAGAATTTATCTATGTCTTGGAAGGGTCTGTCACCGCAAAGATTGGAGAAGACCACGTCATTTTGGCGCCCGGTGACAGCATTTACTACCATTCCGCAACGCCCCATCTGCTTGCTGCCGAAAAAGGGACGGCTACGATTTTAGCGGTGATTTACGCTGTTGAATGA
- a CDS encoding amidohydrolase has product MNETPLDLLISNGTVLTMDSRAPLIENGAVAVQNDGIVWVGPASNSPWKTAKRHIDARGGIIMPGLINTHTHAAMTLFRGIADDLPLMSWLNDHIFPAEAGLTEEKVYWGALLACAEMILSGTTCFCDMYLFEGGVARAAADAGMRAIVGEVLFDFPSPHYGELEKGFAYSRSLATQWKDHPLVSIAIEPHSPYLCAPDLLQRGHWMAEEMNLRLVVHVSETQSEVEQIRGKYGVTPVRHLANLGVLSSRLLACHCVVLENEDISLLKAHEVKVAHNPESNMKLASGIAPVPQLMNAGICVSLGTDGCASNNNLDMFREMDTAAKLHKVHALDPTVMAAADTLRMATLNGAAALGLDAVTGSLVAGKKADIIVIDTRKPHLTPMYRPESHLVYAASGSDVMHTIINGRVVMENRHLLTMDVNTVMQEVREIVKR; this is encoded by the coding sequence ATGAATGAGACTCCGCTGGATCTGCTGATTTCAAATGGCACCGTGCTGACGATGGATTCGCGCGCGCCCTTAATCGAAAACGGCGCGGTGGCGGTTCAAAATGACGGCATCGTGTGGGTGGGCCCCGCGTCAAATAGCCCGTGGAAAACCGCGAAACGGCATATCGACGCACGGGGCGGCATTATCATGCCGGGATTGATCAATACCCATACCCATGCCGCCATGACGCTTTTTCGGGGCATTGCTGACGATTTGCCGCTCATGAGCTGGCTAAATGACCATATTTTTCCGGCCGAAGCCGGTCTGACCGAAGAAAAGGTGTATTGGGGCGCCCTTCTGGCCTGCGCGGAAATGATACTGTCCGGTACCACCTGCTTTTGCGATATGTATCTCTTTGAGGGCGGGGTGGCGCGGGCTGCCGCGGATGCCGGCATGCGGGCTATTGTGGGAGAAGTGCTTTTTGATTTTCCGTCTCCCCATTACGGTGAGTTGGAAAAGGGTTTTGCCTACAGCCGATCCCTTGCGACCCAATGGAAGGATCATCCCCTGGTCTCTATCGCCATAGAGCCGCACTCGCCCTATTTGTGCGCGCCCGATCTCTTGCAGCGGGGCCATTGGATGGCCGAGGAGATGAATCTTCGGTTGGTGGTTCATGTGTCCGAAACGCAGAGCGAAGTAGAACAGATACGGGGAAAATATGGGGTGACGCCCGTGCGCCATCTGGCGAACCTGGGCGTGCTCTCCTCCCGACTGCTGGCCTGTCACTGCGTGGTTCTGGAAAATGAGGATATTTCACTTCTAAAGGCCCATGAGGTAAAGGTGGCCCATAACCCGGAAAGCAATATGAAGCTTGCTTCGGGCATCGCGCCGGTGCCGCAGCTCATGAATGCGGGCATTTGCGTGAGCCTTGGCACGGACGGGTGCGCTTCCAACAACAATCTCGATATGTTCCGGGAGATGGATACGGCCGCCAAACTTCACAAGGTTCATGCGCTCGATCCCACGGTCATGGCCGCGGCCGATACCCTTCGCATGGCGACCCTGAACGGCGCGGCCGCACTGGGGCTTGATGCCGTCACCGGGTCCTTGGTCGCCGGGAAAAAGGCGGACATCATCGTGATCGATACCCGAAAGCCCCACCTTACGCCCATGTACCGGCCCGAATCCCATCTGGTGTATGCGGCCTCCGGAAGCGATGTGATGCATACCATCATTAACGGCCGGGTCGTGATGGAGAATAGACATCTTCTGACCATGGATGTGAATACGGTCATGCAAGAGGTGCGGGAAATCGTAAAGCGGTGA
- a CDS encoding amidohydrolase, whose protein sequence is MMHVDTLITNGTLVTVNPDFDIIENGVIGIREGRIVHIGEENSIPLEAGEIRNAQGAIVLPGLVNTHTHLPMSLFRGLADDLPLMTWLNEHMFPAEAAHVAPDSVRAGTLLSCAELLLSGTTTCCDGYFFEDVVAQAVLEAGMRAVLGQGVIDFPAPGVPDPRDNVAHAVRFMEKWQNRSPLITPSIFCHSPYTCSADTIQKAKAAAEAKGSLFQIHAAETQTELVQIQEAHGASSIGYLNRLGVLNARTLLVHTIWVNAEDIALIARQNAPVSVTTESEMKLASGIAPISAFLTAGITVGLGTDGCASNNNQDMFQEMDMTAKLHKAHLLDPTVLNAESVLRLATLGGAAALGMADSIGSLEVGKQADLILIDTRQPHLTPMYSPVSHVVYAAKGADVREVMVAGKWRVKNGKLVDLDVEDILKRASAWGRVIARGKS, encoded by the coding sequence ATGATGCATGTTGACACATTGATAACCAATGGCACCCTTGTCACGGTGAATCCGGATTTCGACATCATTGAAAACGGCGTCATCGGGATTCGAGAAGGGAGGATCGTTCATATCGGTGAGGAGAATTCCATCCCTTTGGAAGCCGGGGAAATAAGGAATGCGCAGGGCGCTATCGTGCTTCCCGGCCTGGTGAATACGCACACGCATCTTCCCATGTCGCTGTTTCGCGGGCTTGCCGATGATTTGCCGCTGATGACGTGGCTGAACGAGCACATGTTTCCGGCCGAGGCGGCCCACGTGGCACCCGATTCGGTTCGGGCCGGGACGTTGTTGTCCTGTGCGGAGTTGCTTCTTTCCGGCACCACCACCTGCTGCGATGGGTATTTTTTTGAAGATGTCGTGGCGCAGGCGGTTTTGGAAGCAGGCATGCGCGCGGTTTTGGGCCAGGGCGTCATCGATTTTCCGGCGCCGGGCGTACCCGATCCCAGGGACAATGTGGCCCATGCGGTTCGGTTTATGGAAAAATGGCAAAACCGATCACCGCTAATTACCCCTTCCATCTTTTGTCATTCGCCGTACACGTGCAGCGCCGATACCATTCAAAAGGCCAAAGCCGCGGCCGAGGCAAAAGGGAGCTTGTTTCAGATTCACGCGGCCGAAACGCAGACGGAGTTGGTTCAAATTCAGGAAGCGCACGGCGCTTCTTCCATCGGCTACCTGAATCGGCTGGGCGTGCTGAATGCGCGAACGCTTCTGGTGCACACCATTTGGGTGAATGCGGAAGATATCGCCCTTATCGCCCGACAAAATGCGCCGGTTTCGGTTACCACGGAAAGCGAGATGAAACTGGCCTCCGGCATCGCCCCCATTTCCGCCTTTCTAACTGCCGGCATTACCGTAGGACTCGGCACGGACGGCTGCGCCAGCAATAACAACCAGGACATGTTTCAAGAGATGGACATGACGGCCAAGCTGCACAAGGCACATCTTCTCGACCCGACCGTCCTGAATGCCGAAAGCGTGCTGCGTCTTGCGACCCTGGGCGGTGCTGCGGCGCTGGGAATGGCGGATAGTATCGGCTCTCTTGAGGTGGGAAAACAGGCGGATCTTATTTTGATCGATACCCGGCAACCCCATCTGACCCCGATGTACTCACCGGTGTCCCATGTGGTGTATGCGGCCAAAGGCGCGGATGTGCGCGAGGTGATGGTGGCGGGGAAATGGCGGGTGAAAAACGGAAAGCTTGTGGACCTTGATGTGGAAGACATTCTGAAGCGAGCCAGTGCGTGGGGGCGCGTGATCGCGCGGGGCAAGTCATGA
- a CDS encoding nitroreductase family protein, translating to MAEFSEVIRDRRSVRNYEDRPIPEAVLSHILDAAKWTPSWANSQCWEVIVVKDLELKRQLQGAMEKTNPAWKSMAAAPVVLAICGKLNSSGFYKEKVTTKFGDWFLFDLGLFTQSLCLAAQDQGIGSVITGLFDHNQAKAILKVPDGFELVSLIPVGYPARIPSAPKRREPVEFTHYETF from the coding sequence ATGGCTGAATTCAGTGAAGTGATTCGAGACCGAAGAAGTGTTCGTAATTATGAAGATCGACCGATTCCGGAAGCGGTTCTATCCCATATTTTAGACGCGGCCAAATGGACCCCTTCCTGGGCGAACTCGCAGTGCTGGGAAGTGATCGTGGTCAAAGACCTCGAATTGAAGCGGCAGCTTCAAGGTGCTATGGAAAAAACCAATCCCGCATGGAAATCCATGGCTGCGGCCCCCGTGGTGTTGGCGATCTGCGGAAAACTGAACAGCTCCGGTTTTTATAAAGAAAAAGTTACGACCAAATTCGGGGACTGGTTTCTGTTTGACCTGGGCCTTTTTACCCAGAGCCTATGCCTGGCTGCGCAAGATCAGGGGATAGGATCGGTGATTACCGGGTTATTCGACCATAATCAGGCAAAAGCGATTTTAAAGGTGCCCGATGGCTTTGAGCTGGTGTCCCTGATTCCCGTCGGGTATCCGGCCAGAATTCCATCCGCCCCCAAACGACGGGAGCCGGTGGAATTTACCCATTACGAAACATTCTAA